The following proteins are encoded in a genomic region of Methanoculleus bourgensis MS2:
- a CDS encoding nucleotide-binding protein, translated as MQIGDIKVRVTAVALAVFLFFMVLIAVYVLATGDVSVLIWAVPSAVMLILIPLALNYMSQKQYASLVPVYEAEAKTTRIRAINLNMLGQPVRVKGVVERVYFKFLNRPQYLVADRTGEISVKMFTSPAEDVHEGDVVEVLGTIVKRYILTGDAVINCVSIRKVENNQQS; from the coding sequence ATGCAGATCGGAGATATTAAAGTGAGGGTAACGGCCGTTGCGCTGGCCGTTTTCCTCTTTTTTATGGTCCTGATCGCGGTGTACGTCCTCGCTACCGGGGATGTATCCGTGCTGATCTGGGCAGTTCCTTCGGCCGTCATGCTGATCCTCATACCGCTGGCGCTCAACTACATGAGCCAGAAGCAGTATGCGTCACTGGTGCCGGTCTACGAAGCAGAAGCAAAAACAACCCGCATCCGGGCGATCAACCTGAACATGCTCGGCCAGCCGGTGCGCGTGAAGGGCGTCGTCGAGCGGGTCTATTTCAAGTTCCTCAATCGGCCGCAGTACCTCGTCGCCGACCGGACAGGTGAGATATCGGTCAAGATGTTCACCTCACCGGCGGAAGATGTGCACGAAGGGGACGTGGTCGAGGTCCTCGGAACCATCGTCAAACGCTACATCCTGACCGGGGATGCGGTCATCAACTGTGTCTCCATCCGGAAGGTAGAGAACAATCAGCAATCCTGA
- a CDS encoding Coenzyme F420 hydrogenase/dehydrogenase, beta subunit C-terminal domain, which yields MVAKGDLLYAWTTDESLREKAETGGAVTALLAHALKSGMVDGVFAVRKGADVYDALPALITDPAEIGGIAGSLHCGTLLLPKQMRRCLLSTEPDMRIATVLKGCDVKAIYEMAKRNQVNLDNIIIIGLNCGGTIRPEIARRIVREKLGLDPDDVVKEEIDKGKFIVITKDGTHAAVSIDELEEGAGDLLGNEGLGRRSNCRRCKIKIPRQADLACGNWGVIGERAGNATFVEVCSEKGANLLDAALKAGAVATEPANPKGVEIRGKVERAMLKLGDTWRARYFWALGEGTERLRRIREQTSRCIKCYSCIENCPICYCIDCSAKKDYLVEPGVIPPPFMFHLIRFAHISDSCVNCGQCEELCPVEISNSVFLHAIQTELEELFGFHPGEDMTPPVLALVEESAERDRLIATGSDQIFDLFKD from the coding sequence ATGGTAGCAAAAGGCGATTTACTCTACGCATGGACGACGGACGAGAGCCTGCGGGAGAAGGCGGAGACCGGCGGGGCGGTGACCGCCCTGCTCGCTCACGCTCTCAAGAGCGGTATGGTGGACGGTGTCTTTGCGGTCAGGAAGGGCGCGGACGTTTATGACGCGCTGCCGGCGCTCATCACCGACCCGGCCGAGATCGGGGGCATCGCGGGCTCACTTCACTGTGGCACCCTGCTCCTCCCAAAACAGATGCGGCGGTGCCTCCTCAGCACCGAGCCGGATATGCGGATCGCGACAGTCCTCAAGGGTTGCGACGTCAAGGCGATCTACGAGATGGCCAAGCGTAACCAGGTCAACCTGGACAACATTATCATCATCGGCCTAAACTGCGGCGGCACCATCAGGCCGGAGATAGCACGAAGAATCGTCCGGGAGAAACTCGGCCTTGATCCCGACGATGTCGTCAAGGAGGAGATCGACAAAGGAAAGTTCATCGTCATCACAAAGGACGGCACGCATGCGGCCGTCTCGATTGACGAACTCGAAGAAGGCGCCGGGGACCTCCTCGGGAACGAAGGGCTCGGCCGCCGGTCGAACTGCCGCCGGTGCAAGATCAAGATCCCGCGCCAGGCCGACCTCGCCTGCGGGAACTGGGGCGTCATCGGCGAGAGGGCCGGGAACGCCACGTTCGTCGAGGTCTGCTCTGAGAAAGGAGCAAATCTCCTGGATGCGGCCCTGAAGGCCGGAGCCGTTGCCACAGAGCCCGCAAACCCGAAGGGGGTTGAGATCCGGGGCAAGGTCGAGCGTGCGATGTTGAAACTCGGTGATACGTGGCGGGCACGCTACTTCTGGGCGCTCGGCGAAGGCACGGAGCGCCTGCGCCGGATCCGGGAGCAGACCTCCCGGTGCATCAAGTGCTACTCCTGCATCGAGAACTGCCCGATCTGCTACTGCATCGACTGCAGCGCAAAGAAGGATTACCTGGTCGAGCCCGGCGTGATCCCGCCGCCGTTCATGTTCCACCTGATCCGGTTTGCGCACATCTCGGACTCCTGCGTCAACTGCGGCCAGTGTGAGGAACTCTGCCCGGTGGAGATATCGAACTCGGTCTTCCTTCACGCCATCCAGACTGAACTTGAGGAACTCTTCGGGTTCCACCCGGGGGAGGATATGACCCCGCCGGTGCTCGCGCTCGTCGAGGAGAGTGCGGAGCGCGACCGGCTCATCGCTACCGGGAGCGACCAGATCTTCGATCTCTTCAAGGACTGA
- the fdhF gene encoding formate dehydrogenase subunit alpha, which yields MDIRYVSTTCPYCGTGCGFNLVVRDGKVFDVAHWQRAPVNGGKLCPKGRYAHEFINSPDRLTKPLIKKEGRFVEATWDEAYDLIAERFGSYKPDEMACLSSARASNEENYLMQKFARAVLKTPNIDHCARLCHASTVAGLAAVFGSGAMTNSIQDISESKCVFVLGSNTFEQHPLIARSIIRARQGGAKVIVADPRYTPTAQQADLYMPFISGTDVAILNGLMQEIIRNGREDKEFIAQRTKDYEKLKEVVMKETYSLENVSKISGIPVESLRTAAEWIAGAEVATLIYSMGITQHTTGVDNVKSTANLMMLTGNLGKPGGGVNPLRGQNNVQGACDMGCLPNVFSGYQKVTDEEVRKKMMEAWGVDDIAEARVGYTVTEMMNVLTDNPGEIRAMYIMGENPMLSDPDIQHVEEGLRNLEFLVVQDIFLTETAGFADVVLPAACYAEKDGTQTNTERRVQRWKKAQDPPGEAKPDWQIICELGARMGYAEQFAYENPEEVFNEVAAVTPSYHGISYSRLDPDGLHWPCPTAEHPGTPILHREKFAMPDGLGVFSPIEWKPPAEVPDAEYPFVLTTGRVIWQWHTGTMTRRSWSLEKEAPIGWIEINTEDAKELGIKDQEVVRASTRRGSIDIPARVTPEIVKGVMFIPFHYREHPANRLTHNALDPIAKIPEFKACAVKVEKIAEEA from the coding sequence ATGGATATCAGATACGTGTCAACAACATGCCCGTACTGCGGCACCGGATGCGGATTCAACCTTGTCGTGCGGGACGGCAAGGTCTTTGACGTGGCGCACTGGCAGCGCGCACCCGTCAACGGCGGCAAACTCTGCCCTAAAGGCCGGTATGCCCATGAGTTCATCAACAGCCCTGACCGGCTCACAAAACCCCTGATCAAAAAGGAGGGCAGGTTCGTCGAGGCGACCTGGGATGAGGCCTACGACCTGATCGCTGAGCGGTTTGGGTCCTACAAACCCGACGAGATGGCCTGCCTCTCCTCAGCCCGGGCCTCGAACGAGGAGAACTACCTGATGCAGAAGTTCGCGCGTGCTGTGCTCAAGACACCGAATATTGACCACTGCGCCCGGCTCTGCCACGCATCCACCGTCGCGGGCCTCGCGGCGGTCTTCGGGTCCGGTGCCATGACCAACTCGATCCAGGATATCAGCGAATCAAAGTGCGTCTTCGTCCTCGGGAGCAACACCTTCGAGCAGCACCCCCTGATCGCGCGGAGCATCATCCGCGCCAGGCAGGGCGGCGCGAAGGTGATCGTAGCAGACCCGCGCTACACCCCGACTGCACAGCAGGCGGACCTCTACATGCCGTTTATCTCCGGGACCGACGTCGCCATCTTAAACGGCCTGATGCAGGAGATCATCAGGAACGGCCGGGAGGATAAGGAGTTCATCGCACAGAGGACGAAGGACTACGAGAAACTCAAGGAAGTCGTCATGAAGGAGACTTACAGCCTTGAGAACGTCTCGAAGATCTCCGGCATCCCGGTCGAGAGCCTCAGGACCGCTGCAGAGTGGATCGCAGGGGCAGAGGTTGCCACCCTCATCTACTCGATGGGGATCACCCAGCACACCACAGGCGTCGACAACGTCAAATCCACCGCCAACCTGATGATGCTCACCGGCAATCTGGGCAAGCCCGGCGGTGGCGTGAATCCGCTCCGCGGCCAGAACAACGTCCAGGGCGCCTGCGACATGGGTTGCCTCCCGAACGTCTTCAGCGGTTACCAGAAGGTCACCGACGAAGAAGTCCGGAAGAAGATGATGGAGGCCTGGGGGGTCGACGATATCGCGGAGGCCAGGGTCGGCTATACCGTCACCGAGATGATGAACGTCCTCACCGATAACCCCGGTGAGATCAGGGCGATGTATATCATGGGCGAGAACCCGATGCTCTCCGACCCCGATATCCAGCATGTCGAGGAGGGGCTTCGGAACCTCGAGTTCCTGGTTGTTCAGGATATCTTCCTGACCGAGACCGCCGGGTTCGCCGACGTGGTGCTGCCAGCAGCCTGCTACGCCGAGAAGGACGGGACCCAGACGAACACCGAGCGGCGTGTCCAGCGCTGGAAGAAAGCACAGGATCCCCCGGGTGAGGCAAAGCCGGATTGGCAGATCATCTGTGAACTCGGCGCCCGGATGGGCTACGCTGAGCAGTTCGCGTATGAGAACCCGGAGGAGGTCTTCAACGAGGTCGCCGCGGTCACGCCCTCCTACCACGGCATATCCTACTCCCGCCTCGACCCGGACGGGCTGCACTGGCCCTGCCCGACCGCGGAGCACCCGGGAACCCCGATCCTCCACCGGGAGAAGTTTGCCATGCCGGACGGGCTCGGCGTCTTCTCACCGATTGAGTGGAAACCGCCCGCCGAGGTGCCGGACGCCGAGTACCCCTTCGTGCTCACGACCGGGCGGGTCATATGGCAGTGGCACACCGGCACCATGACCCGCCGGTCGTGGAGCCTTGAGAAGGAGGCGCCCATCGGCTGGATCGAGATCAACACCGAGGACGCAAAAGAACTCGGGATCAAGGATCAGGAGGTCGTCCGAGCGAGCACCCGCCGCGGCTCCATCGACATCCCGGCGCGGGTCACCCCGGAGATCGTGAAGGGTGTCATGTTCATACCGTTCCATTACAGGGAGCACCCGGCGAACAGACTGACCCACAACGCGCTTGACCCGATAGCGAAGATCCCGGAGTTCAAGGCGTGCGCCGTGAAGGTCGAGAAGATTGCAGAGGAGGCCTGA
- a CDS encoding formate/nitrite transporter family protein: protein MVFHPPVAIVAKAGDTGKYKVGLPAWNMVLRGIMSGAYIAMGGALATVCSTGILASDAAMRFGTAGPGFAQFMLGAVFPVGLIITVMTGAELFTGDAMLAPMAAFIHKISWASVLNLWLWVYIGNFIGSVIFAFIMAYGPCVSFDAAGTATLTAFGLRAIGIATAKTSYISGMALFSAFLKGIACNWLVNLAILLGICADDAIGKIVGIWFPIFAFVASGFEHSVANMYFIPTGIFCTGLDPTKAVETLNWVSMWTNNVIVVTLGNIVGGLLFVGVIYWVAFRKEIAALK from the coding sequence ATGGTGTTCCATCCTCCAGTTGCTATAGTAGCAAAAGCGGGTGATACCGGGAAGTACAAGGTCGGACTGCCGGCCTGGAACATGGTCCTGCGTGGTATCATGTCAGGAGCCTACATCGCAATGGGCGGTGCGCTTGCGACGGTCTGTTCGACCGGCATTCTTGCATCCGACGCTGCGATGAGGTTCGGTACTGCAGGCCCCGGTTTCGCCCAGTTCATGCTGGGTGCTGTCTTCCCTGTGGGGCTTATCATCACGGTCATGACCGGTGCAGAACTCTTCACCGGCGACGCGATGCTCGCCCCCATGGCAGCGTTCATCCACAAGATCAGCTGGGCCAGTGTGCTCAATCTCTGGCTCTGGGTGTATATCGGTAACTTCATCGGATCGGTAATCTTTGCGTTTATCATGGCATACGGCCCGTGTGTCAGTTTCGATGCCGCCGGAACCGCAACGCTCACCGCGTTTGGTTTGAGAGCAATAGGTATAGCGACAGCAAAGACAAGTTATATAAGCGGTATGGCGCTGTTTTCGGCGTTCCTCAAAGGAATTGCCTGTAACTGGCTCGTCAACCTCGCTATCCTGCTCGGTATCTGTGCTGATGACGCGATAGGAAAGATCGTCGGTATCTGGTTCCCGATCTTCGCTTTCGTTGCCAGCGGTTTCGAGCACAGTGTTGCGAACATGTACTTCATCCCCACGGGCATCTTCTGCACGGGCCTTGACCCCACAAAGGCAGTCGAGACGCTCAACTGGGTGTCCATGTGGACCAACAACGTGATCGTCGTCACGCTCGGCAACATCGTCGGCGGTCTGCTCTTCGTTGGTGTCATCTACTGGGTCGCATTCAGAAAGGAAATTGCCGCCCTGAAGTAA
- a CDS encoding ATP-binding protein has translation MMSLIDIDGGDASKYRLIGDRVLSYRFAVPHDAELYLGDVLKITDSVKGLTFFAKVSDLLHGCNFSDPKWDTRPHTEHFYGIGEDVFILVEAIPLGFVGEDGVFRKPRTIPAKFSRVEQPQAEDFAFLRQVMGEIEVGVMKTGQGVLKDVRVALHATVMRQHMGVFATTGMGKSNFMKVFCASCMQARKFGLLIVDPHGEYVAGGRSSSGTATQGLLHYQAGRDGLAVFTTRSDSFRKKYLLDQLYLDYDDFRAPDLLLLYEHSQPQREVVEMLESTPGSAVIDFFQNTDFATFDADTYTGRHPAIARDLKNFSPSTLSVMQRRIKGMLNRNRGFLRERGSSIPDIIKALHENKVVLIDIPGMSEQSELFVLSIITRMIMRNHQGEDARGAEEQKQVLITIEEAQRVLGSGLGSTRTFREAAMEGRKFGVGLCVVTQQPKNIDARVLAQLNTFVVMGLSDRGDRDIIASSAKQDLSRLDTEIQTLEPGEAVISTLGIPFPVSTRIHLFEEYIQDLNGRPGSRPIEEGLDTSF, from the coding sequence ATGATGAGTTTGATCGATATTGACGGAGGCGACGCCTCGAAGTACCGCCTGATCGGGGACCGAGTACTCAGTTACCGGTTCGCCGTCCCCCACGACGCAGAACTCTACCTCGGGGACGTGCTCAAGATCACAGACAGCGTCAAGGGACTGACGTTCTTTGCGAAAGTGAGCGACCTCCTCCACGGCTGTAACTTCTCAGACCCTAAGTGGGACACCCGCCCGCACACCGAGCACTTCTATGGGATCGGGGAGGACGTCTTCATCCTCGTCGAGGCGATCCCGCTTGGGTTCGTGGGGGAAGACGGCGTCTTCCGGAAACCCCGGACGATCCCCGCAAAGTTCTCGCGCGTGGAGCAGCCACAGGCAGAGGACTTTGCGTTCCTGCGGCAGGTGATGGGCGAGATCGAGGTGGGCGTCATGAAGACCGGCCAGGGCGTGCTCAAGGACGTGAGGGTGGCGCTCCATGCGACGGTGATGCGGCAGCACATGGGGGTCTTTGCCACGACCGGCATGGGGAAGAGCAACTTCATGAAGGTCTTCTGTGCCTCCTGCATGCAGGCCCGGAAGTTCGGTCTCCTCATCGTGGACCCGCACGGCGAGTACGTGGCAGGAGGGCGGTCATCGAGCGGCACGGCCACCCAGGGACTTCTCCACTACCAGGCAGGAAGGGACGGCCTCGCGGTCTTTACCACGCGGTCAGACAGTTTCAGGAAGAAATACCTGCTCGACCAGCTCTACCTGGACTACGATGACTTCAGGGCGCCCGACCTCCTCCTGCTCTATGAGCACTCCCAACCCCAGCGCGAGGTCGTGGAGATGCTTGAGAGCACGCCCGGTTCTGCTGTAATCGATTTCTTCCAGAACACTGACTTTGCAACGTTTGATGCCGATACCTACACCGGCCGTCACCCTGCGATTGCGAGGGACCTGAAGAACTTCTCGCCGAGCACGCTCTCGGTGATGCAGCGGCGCATCAAGGGCATGCTCAACCGGAACAGGGGTTTCCTCCGGGAGAGGGGCTCATCGATCCCGGACATCATCAAGGCGCTCCACGAGAACAAGGTCGTCCTGATCGATATCCCGGGGATGAGCGAGCAGAGCGAACTCTTTGTCCTCTCGATCATAACCCGCATGATCATGCGCAACCACCAGGGGGAGGATGCCAGGGGTGCGGAGGAGCAGAAGCAGGTGCTGATCACCATCGAGGAGGCCCAGCGGGTGCTCGGGTCGGGGCTCGGGAGCACCCGGACATTCCGGGAAGCCGCGATGGAGGGGAGGAAGTTTGGTGTGGGGCTTTGTGTCGTCACCCAGCAGCCAAAGAACATCGATGCCCGGGTCCTTGCCCAGTTGAACACCTTCGTCGTGATGGGGCTCTCTGACCGCGGGGACCGTGATATCATAGCAAGCAGCGCAAAACAGGACCTCTCGCGCCTGGATACCGAGATCCAGACACTCGAGCCGGGTGAAGCGGTTATCAGCACCCTCGGGATTCCGTTTCCCGTGAGCACCCGGATCCATCTCTTTGAGGAGTATATCCAGGATCTCAACGGAAGGCCGGGGTCAAGGCCGATAGAAGAAGGGCTTGATACATCGTTTTGA
- a CDS encoding DNA double-strand break repair nuclease NurA, protein MDRRTLYQDAIRRVAGRIRECAPEDLVERFSARSGFDAGSYRHCRPSFDGAVCAVDGSNAIILDAGSFAVAAVRASVSAYAGGARVCHRTTPLQVVTVNPGAGNEDFDALFRDCFCRPPKVHLDHDDPVRNTAVIRDTLEYWAAMEMAGELETGDLIVLDGTLQVRHASHDEVIENLLNLCNLRGVLIAAVTKRTSLTWDGGHPIVPAAEGLARDLGVPEPWYLCVSAAEGLIDREETHRWKQRGEQYVARLHPRAQRAFKVEIPKYYSPEMVEQVFSALAYFADDGRVTGYPYPLLDAHLTTRIGIDAVEQVRQDIIRNMDLLGMSLADYTGIFGDYHDEFDRY, encoded by the coding sequence ATGGACCGAAGAACCCTCTACCAGGACGCGATCCGGCGGGTCGCGGGAAGGATCCGGGAGTGCGCCCCGGAGGACCTTGTTGAGCGGTTCTCTGCGCGTAGCGGGTTTGACGCGGGATCCTACCGGCACTGCCGCCCCTCGTTTGACGGGGCCGTCTGCGCGGTCGACGGGAGCAACGCAATCATCCTCGATGCAGGGAGTTTTGCCGTCGCCGCCGTCCGGGCATCGGTCAGCGCGTATGCCGGCGGCGCACGCGTCTGTCACAGGACGACGCCCTTGCAGGTCGTCACCGTCAACCCCGGGGCCGGGAACGAAGACTTTGACGCACTCTTCCGCGACTGCTTTTGTCGCCCCCCGAAGGTGCACCTCGACCATGATGACCCGGTCCGGAACACCGCCGTCATACGGGACACCCTCGAGTACTGGGCGGCGATGGAGATGGCCGGAGAACTCGAGACCGGGGACCTCATCGTGCTTGACGGCACGCTCCAGGTCCGCCACGCGAGCCACGACGAGGTCATCGAGAACCTCTTAAACCTCTGCAACCTCAGGGGGGTGCTCATCGCCGCGGTGACGAAACGGACGTCGCTCACCTGGGACGGGGGGCACCCGATCGTCCCGGCGGCAGAAGGACTCGCCCGCGACCTCGGTGTCCCTGAGCCCTGGTACCTCTGCGTCTCCGCCGCCGAAGGCCTGATCGACCGCGAGGAGACGCATCGCTGGAAGCAGCGGGGCGAGCAGTACGTCGCGCGGCTGCACCCCCGTGCACAGAGAGCGTTCAAGGTGGAGATCCCCAAATACTACAGCCCGGAGATGGTCGAGCAGGTCTTCTCCGCGCTCGCCTACTTCGCCGACGACGGCAGGGTCACGGGCTACCCCTACCCGCTCCTCGACGCCCACCTCACCACCAGGATCGGGATCGATGCGGTCGAGCAGGTCCGCCAGGACATCATCCGGAACATGGACCTGCTCGGCATGAGCCTCGCCGACTACACCGGCATCTTTGGTGACTACCATGATGAGTTTGATCGATATTGA